The Musa acuminata AAA Group cultivar baxijiao chromosome BXJ3-6, Cavendish_Baxijiao_AAA, whole genome shotgun sequence region caTACTCATCACCATGATCTCGTTGtcgctaaataatcctggtccgtAGGCATATTTTTATTGGGAGCTCTAGTGATGTCGCATTGCAACAAAATTGGTCCTTAGCACACTACATGCAGTCAGGTATATAACAATACTACACTGGTAAGATTTCATATAATAAAGAAGTCCTTCGAATTTCCTAAAAGccttcatcatttatctttagTCAGTGATATAGCAGTTCTGGAATCTTGTACTTCGCGTTTCTGCTGAATTTGCATTCTTATGAGATGTGATTAATGTTCTCTGAATTTTATCTTTACGTGCATGTCTTCATCCCACTGATTCTAAAGTTTCCTCCCGATCACATTAGTGCAGTGACATAATCATGAACCATACTTTGGTGATCTTAAACCTAATGATGCAGAACCTTCGAAATTTGTGGTGTGACTGGGAATTACATCACGGaaacaaggatatcaaagttttgTATTTGTTACACCATTAGTTGAGTGCAAATATTGCTTAAATATGTAACTGCTGCATTCTTTAGTTTATAGGTAACTGTTGCAACTTATTTTTGAAATTTCTGTAAGTAGATCCTTTTTTCCTTctaaatgttttgaaactttTACAAACACAAATAAGTTCATCAAACAAACTTATCTCATGAACTTATAGTTCtttaattctaaaaataaaaaaaaattaaggtaaTGCCTAGCATTATGTAAATGTAAtgttagctggttttacctaagccgtgtgacacccttgcgtgtctatcCGTAAAGGTAATCTCCCCGAAGCCTTTCGTGGTCAGACaatgtctcactcgggatccaccacGAGATGCGTCACCCGAAGCCGCCCCACTGCTGCTAGTGCCCTCTTCGCATCGAACCTCTCTGTCTGGATCACCGCCGTCTCCCCCGCGGCCACCGCCTTCAAGCAGAACAGGAATCCGGACACATGGAATAGTGGCACCGTCACCATCAGCACAGCAGACTCCCGGCACTGCTGACGCCACGAACGGCGCCATCGATCCGATCAGATTCCGGCGATGACGGAGATGGCGAAGGCGATGGTTGGGCGGGAAaggtcgaggaggcgggcgatctCAGCGGGGGTGGCGACGCCGAGGGACAGAAGGGCGGAGTCGAGGACAGGGAGGTCGAGGCGGGCATGGGAGCGAAGGGCAGCGGTGAGGGAGCGGACCTGGGGGAGGAACAGGTGGTAGGGGGATAGCAGCAGCAGTGGAGGCGTCGAGGCGGGCAGGGCGGAGCGGGCGTAAGCGGCGACGGAGAAGGGGAGTGGGTTGACTTTTGGGCTTTTACGCTTCCCGTCCGTCGGAGAGGGAATTTATGATGCGTCAACATCAAACCATTGGCCTTAAGGACTTTCATCACGACCTGTGCAATAGGGCACTTTTATGAGTGATcatcatatatctttttctccCCAAAATAATTTGTTCTGGTGCTTTTAACTGAAGATCATTTCATATAAAAAAGACTTCCAAATGAACTGAAGATTATTTCATGCATCTTTTTCTCTCCAAAATAATTTGTTCTGGTGCTTTCAACTGAAGATTATTTCATGTAAAAAAGACTTCCAAATGAACTACAACATGCAGAGAAGATAAACATAACAAAGCACTTGGGTGTCTAACCATGTACCAACGATTAGATTGCAAATACAAAGATCAGCATTGCTGGCTATCTCGTTTAAACAAACTGAGCTAAAATATAAAAGAACTTAGCAGAACCAATGCAAACTGGAAGGTCTAATTCCTAGCTTAACAATGATGTCAATTGGTACTGTATAAGTTAAAGCTTGCCTAAGAAGGGGAAACAACCTATAAGTCACATGCTTTGATTCTGAGTGAAGCTTTGTGGCATGTGGAACCATGCAAGCCCTGGCTGACTACTGCATTGCCCTAACTTTGGAATGGGAACTATCGGTCCAAGAAATATTCGCCATAAATCAAGTATTATAGTTACAAGCATCGCGGCACCCAATGCATCAACAGCCACTCTTGGAAGGTCCCATGGTTCATCATCTATCTCATCGACTCTGGGAACCACAAAAAAATGTATGAGATACATAATGCcagtatggattttgaactaacaTAATCTACTGTAAAACACAGTCCTTTGGCGTATTTAGAAAAAAAGGGAAATACTTTGTTGTCATTCATACACCAAAGAAAATATTCAGGTTTGCCAAATCCTTTCCAATGGAAAAAAATACAGATTCATTTATAGATAAATCACTTTTGTTTAGCAAATATGACAAGCATCAAATGTTAATTGACCCAAAGAGATTCcagtaagaaaaaaagaaaaaactgttCAGTAATGCTAAGATATTAGCTGCTAAAGTTTTTAAGTGCATGATAGATGAATTTAAGAATTTCACTTCCGTATCCccaaaaatattcaaattaatgAGTTTTCCCAGTGCACATTCTTACCTTGAGAACATAGGGAAGCTCACGATGAAATAAATTGCATAGAAGAGTGATCCCACTTTGTACATTGATTCCCGATCAACAAACTCATAGTAAGGAAACTGCAAGAATTCAGAATATGAAGAAATgtcaaatgaagttaaaattacaTCAGAACTGAAATAAATGACCAGAAGTAATTTAAATGAGTGTTCATCGAAAAGAACTATGAGCTTTAAGCAGTATGGAGCAAGGATTGTACTGTGTACAAAATCAGTATTAATTGAACCAGTATGCTATTAAAATTTTAACATTCCTAGTGTCATGCTCAAATATGGTTGCTGATCCAATCAAATGCGCTAATTCAataatgtttttgttttttgattgTTATAAATAACAATATATGTGTAATACTTTTCTAAAGAAACTGTATCATCCATGATATGCATCATTGTCATGTGTGTCATCTCTGACCATATTACCAGAATAagataataaaatcataattaaTAACTTGAGGAGTCAAACAAATAATATAATACATCTATATGATGGTAGCCAAACaccgtattgtcacggacttagctggttttgcctaagtcgtgcggcaaccttgcgtgtccgtccgcaaaggtcaacctccccgaagcctcccattgtcccttaggaccaacaaaagagagaacatgttagagagaacgcctcaatcgggatccataaccaaacatatccgaaaaacacttcatagacaatgcaaattacaaatagactttacaagctctgaacagttgcacaacaaagggtaaaatggtccattacagaccgagaatctctcgcacgtgtctacatggcacaacctttatttacaagcctaaagaggccaccgacccaactaaaatgggactattaagccttcggtcgcccctctacatgctgtacaaggcatgaacatgccaaaagacacggacatatataagcattacatcaaacatcttgtttagaagtttgtccgtgacattctcccccacttattccttccacgtcctcgttgaagcctttgtcgacactgcaacgcctcgcctttgctgagtcttcaatcttctgcttcaaCTACaaggcgcctcttggctcctaactgctctccgttgctgtttttgagtagtcgaacctttgatccgtcatgctgcttcaactcaccaatgactctgactctggtgtgaggttggctgagttgtgttgatcattgttgattcctgcggatcctccaaatgaaggaaaagaccatccttattgcgccagtctctcaaattcctcatgctgcttgaactgggtggatgcttgttggagctttaacgagcatcgtctcgcaaacttctgaagttttgagtccttcctccacaaaatttgctcattgactcttctttcacttagttgtcacatccaagtaggttcgcatcacttccgctttcgattggcatttcgttgggaaatgaagcggacaatctactctcagtagcactgatcaccgttggtgaggatttgacaactattgtctttcattatcttcgaagggtctttgaacttgtgcagagctcctctgctagatagataagagaattggggtactcggtttcgcccattctcttaagagttaagaaggcaaaggttacttgacttcgcccgcctcctcgaggttgtacttcatgcatcgagctggttactggccttcgcctgctctttgctcacacttctgaagcacttgaagtgtttgcactccttgcgttgagttagctactgtgattcaccttctcaatgccatcgaacttctggaatgcatgaagttttcaccccaacttggagtaattctctcataggtttggtcgcctctgggattgtaccgtcttctccatcaaccctatcgcctactccgctgagtagcaaaggtacaacaccgcgtactgcctgcttcgttccttggttatgcactattgcatgacccgaagtccttcactttcgactatcttgatgagaagctcattgacaccggtcttacgaagttcctcggcctctgcccttcagccttgtctcggtacttggagattgcctctgcatgctccacctcctcggcccctttcacgaccaagcgctctccctccatgagagcaagggatcaatgactttcacggaagtcccgcctctgcggtaccatggcgctgccatgcccatggccctactatccgtcgcctcgcatctgcatccattttcttcacgatcagtagatatatctccgtggcactcctctgagtccacctctattctaactgatgcttgattttgggtagctaagtccctctggactcgtcgtcgcttcctcgccccttttgaccccctgcttcaacacctctgtgttctccaagcagtccgtttggtcgatggaaagacagactgcaactcctatgcatggcctctgccatcacgttgtagggtttgcaccgattctgttctccttagcttccttggtagcaacgttcgcttactcgaccttgtcctctgacttgccgggctcccttaagcgaatatgagctttggagcagtccaactctccagctgcttcgatcatacctctacatgatcaaatccctcccatggaactcactggtacttgcatccgaacttttcccttggtggaacccagcccccatatgctgatgaccaaggttttcatccgatgcaaaattcgatgcacgcacggaagacccgcctctacggtaccatgaccttcactccttgaatccatagcccttcttgccgtcgtgttgttcaccgaagtggagcttccagtagctcccgatcatacctccgtattatCTAGTCCCTcacctagtccctcacgggactatgtcatgtgtatcgcattgccacaaacttttccaccacgatccgctgcaccatgtcgcctcctggtgacatctccattgcattctgatccttgtggaataaactcgaattgtgaaccctccatgtgtggcctctgccaatacatcgcagggtctcttccaccttcgattttgttcgctcctttgacaatcaaccttcatccacccactcttgggtcacacctagatgaagcaccgctctaggacagtccgtcgcctagtagctcccgaagtccaccgacttcactgtaatttgtgcagcattgtctggatcctgggcctctgcccctaccagcacaatctccgctacgcaccgcttccttcatggcaacttgaatggcaacactgtggcatattcttcaagagtacccacctctgagtcctcttgccccgtgctaaggccttctgaacccaatttcgcctccgcaaattgaatcgccttagttcctccatcaaatgcttctccgagataaggtgcatgtgcccagaagctcctttcgtctttggcaccatgcaagatgagtccgctctgtcataatgaagaacccatggaacaacatgattctactcttgcctctgcaagagttcatgtccttgacttctgtctaaggaaagcactgtgcctccgctctatgttccaacttctatgctggctcctttcatacggcttgggtacttcgccaagttacacccaagttgctccgctcctcgtttttgcattgagtcgatggtggccctcgcgcccaccattccacgggtcagccctcccttgagtccgatctccatatcgactccaagtgtgccttcatttaagttgctttgggtcgctcccccacttgatctcgcaatgcatccaccaatgtattctctcaagcgagatcatgcgacgactcctcgccgcttgctcagtccattgggcttcgtggagttgttgtttgttgaggtactcctcctcaacttgtgaggtccgtcccacatgattctccctctggagagccgggacttatccctcatggataactgtcccattggagcaacatctctcttcgtttcggagaccaccatccccttggactactccgatctgctgaacaaactgtgcattgttctacctcctgcaaacgcacttgctagattgcgactccacgtcaattcagcccccgctgcaccactcaagacctagcaacatgctgaactcgttgcacacttcagcctcctacggacgtatccttcacatgccgaagagaaagattcaatgctccatggcaccgagtttcggtcgccttgggatggccgcgaacatttcatcgtccgcatacaagcccatgcatgagtaccgaattctttgagttagcaattcccctcacctctgtgagctttgcacaactctttcgatcgctgagcaactcattccaccttgcatggtctcatcctttaccaagcgccacgcttgtcttgagcaccatcaagtatagttgtcaacgttgagccgtagctcaaactcagccatcccaacctttgtgcgctccgcattcttcccagcttgcctattctcgtggtgcctcttgcgcgaagggttggccattcctctgaatgtcaatgtcagatgcccgctcctccgagcgactccttttccctacatctccatacccgttttcccccaaacggtcgcgcgtgtgctgactgccctcaacgcagccccgctaggtcccctacgtttgcatgctaagtgtttctatgagtgcttgtcccgctctgataccatctgtcacggacttagctggttttgcctaagtcgtgcggcaaccttgcgtgtccgtccgcaaaggtcagcctccccgaagcctcccattctccctcaggaccaacaaaagagagaacgggttagagagaacgcctcaatcgggatccacaagcaaacatctccgaaaaacacttcatagacaatgcaaattacaaatagactttacaagctctgaacagttgcacaacaaagggtaaaatgatccattacagaccgagaatctctcgcacgtgtccacataacacaacctttatttacaagcctaaagaggccaccaacccaactaaaatgagactattaagccttcggccgcccctctacatgttgtgcaaggcatgaacatgccaaaagacacggacatacataagcattacatcaaacatcttgtttagaagtttgcccGTGACAGTATGTCAAGTATTCAAAGCAAAAAAATCCCATCTTGTATGCCTAAAGCAACTCTATTAGCACAAATCAAATTTCTAATTTTGTCTAATATACTCCCAAGAGCAGTCTCACATCATGTGTCATATTAATTGATAGTAGGTAGATAACCTAAAGGTCCTCATCGAGAAATTAGGGCTGTCtgggactaactcaacctacgtaGGTTATTGACTTATACCAACCAATAGCAGGCGAAATTGACCAGTATTTGAACCTATATCAACCTTGTACTGATTTTTTATCAATGCTCTTCAATATGGAGTACACCACTGGTACAAGATGGTTGACATCCTGATATCTCATCGAATGTCATGTACTGCACACACCAACCAGTATGAATGAATATGACAAATTACAGTTTAGAGAATGCCAGCAAACTAATTTTTACTTAGATGGATGCCTTTGTGAATTAAGACAAAATCATTATTTATTATAACTTACCTGCATATGGTACAAGTGCAACATAGTCATGTACAAGTGAGTCTGTAATAAATTCATCCTATAAGTCAGCCCTCAAACCACCTAAGAGAAGTATTCTGAACTTCCTATTGAAAATGGCGACATGGAAGGAAAGATGACTGTAAGTAATGAACCAAAAACATTACTGCTGAACAAGATGGTCAATATTTAAACCTATATTGACCATGTACTGATTTACTTTGATACTCTTTAGTATGGAGTACACCATTGGTACAAGATGGTCAACATCCTGATATCTCATTGAATGTCACGTACCGCCCACACCGACCAATATGAATGGATATGACAATCTATAGTTGGAGAATGCTAACAAACTAACGTTTACCTAGATGAATGTCATTGTGAATTAAAACAAAATCAATATTTATTAGAACTTACCTGCATATGGTACTAGTATAACATAGTAATAATATTCATGCAAGTCCTGCAATAAATTCACCCTATAATTTAGCCCTAAAACCACCTAAGAGAAGTATTCTAAACTTCCTATAGACAATGACAACATGGAAGGAAAGATGACTGTTAAATACTAAACCAAAAACATTACTGCTGAACTCTCACCTAGTTAATTGAAACAGATTCTTTAACCTTGTATTTACATGTGACTTGTATTGAAAAATTAAGTTTCAAAGTCATACGAACTATTATTACTACTATAACATGGGATTCTCAAATACATGGGGTTGGTTACTTGGATACTTTCTTGCTGATTAATCCCAAGGAAAATACCACTTACTAACTCATAAACCAATAAATCACTTGTCTATATCCACCTCTCCTGTCACTACTAGTTTGCATCAATTCACCttcccaaagagatgcagttacaAGACTCTTCTAATCACCTCAAACAATTATCCCCATTTCATCCTAGATCTGTGTTATACATAACTACTTAGAGATGCATCCATTTTCTATATCATCTGTCCTGATAACCTCACACATCTATCTCAACATCCTATCTTAGCAACACTAACCTTTTAAACATTCAGTTTTTTAATTGTCCAACCCACAAACCATAACAAGCCTTATAGGTATCTCATGACAACTTTCCTGTAATCAGTATACAATGGTCACAGTAATGTAGGCATTCTTTCCTTTGGCCCTCCTGTTCAAACAATATATCAACCTACTATTCATGTTGCATGATATCTCTTCTATGTATCAAAATATTTTGCTTTGTGGACTTCTTGTGTATCTGTATCTTGATTTTTCTATCCTGCTACCCTGACACTAGAGACTGCTTTAtacattttattaatttaaaaatataagtaCCTGATctccttttttttaaaaaaaaacccACTAGCCCACTACATTATATTTCACAAAACTCCTTCACAAGATTTTTGTAACTCGAATAAAACAAAATTCAAGTCTTTCTTCACTCTACACTTTTCTCACTAATTATTCAACAAGTATATAAGATCTATTGTTGATTTCCTGACAAAAAATGGATTCTAGAAATGCTTCTTTCATATCTTAACAAAAAATTGCAAGGTATGAGTTCAAGTGTTTTGTTTAAATCGGTTGATATACATCTTTATTTCCACCATATGCTTGACAACTGCCTTTCTGAAACTCATGAGTATTTTAACTAATGTTGTACATCAAATATAGTCTGATATGTATTAACATTTAACAAGTCACAGTTGACATGCTTCAACAAAAGGTTTTAGATCCAGACCCACCTAGAACTGGAAAATAAATAATACAATGCACAGATACACGACAGAGTACAGAATATCTGGATGTTCGTGTATCACTGAGTTATAGACGTGTTAATGCAGCCAATTCACCTCAAAGAAGAGATAAAACAAGAAGGAAAACAACTAAAGATATTGCTGCCAAGAGGTAAATTTAATTTAAGTACCAAGTTTAGCATAAATGACATCCTTACAACACTCTCTCTGATGCAAGAAACAcaattttcattcaaaatgaaaagaagatATGTAATGCAGCATAGTGAATGTTATTTAACATGGTATGAGATGAATTCCAAATTAAGAAGTACCAAATAAAACCATAATTGAAATCAATCCTTCACTCAGAGTTTGTATAAACACTCAAATTTTAAAGCTTATTACTTTGGAAAAATTGCATAGTATCCCAGAATAAATACCGAGTAATAAGTACCCTCTGGAAATATCAATCTTATATGCAATTACTGAAATTACAGATTTTCACGTGAGCCCTTCATGCCCATTAAGCATCTTCGCTGAAAtatatttcatttattatttattatttttcatttttgttataTATACGTAACATGAAATTGACAAGCTAGAAGATGGTGAAAAATCATCAAAAAGTAGATGAAATAGCTGTAACATACATTTGAAATAGCTAAAGTCTCCAAGTAAGCAATGAAATAAGAAAGAGCCAATATCCATGCAGCTTCAGTAACCAATCGAATTGACTGTGGCAAATCAGCAATGGAATGGCGCAGTCTACGAAGTGTTATATTAGACGCCATGTGGTAAAATAGAAAACACGAATGAGTAAGAAGGAAAGTTACATGTGGAACCTGTAACGTCAGAAACGAATTCTCTCATTAGATCAATAACCAATTAAGACCATAACAATTATTTACAGAAACCTACATGATGACAATTATGCCAACAAATATATGAAAGGTATCACAGTTATAATAATGTAGAATATGTCACCAGTGTCAGAACTAACATCTAAAATATTTGGAACAGAAGATGAATATACACCAAGGATTTATCTTACCTTGTTTTGCATGTCCTAACTATAATGCAAGTGCGACACCTGCAACTACAAGGAAGTCTGGTGTTCTCTATGATTTTTATACGGTGATATTGGCTTTGGGAACTCAAACATATTATCTTTAAGTTTCCAACACAGTAGCAGATGTCTCATATCAAGTTACAAAAGAACATGCATATATAACATGCATGTACTAGATACACATATGCACATATATGTAAAGTTACCAGTTGATGTACATACACAAGTACATACGTCAACTTGTACCAATCTAAATGCctctttttttcatatattttattttaagattCAGTCACTACATAGGAGCAATTGATGAACTCACATTTTTTAGGTGTTGTATCTGTGTCCATATATGAAGTGAGAGGGTATGTGCCATCAGTCAGCTTAAGTAACTTAGACTCACAGAACTTCATAAGTTAAATGAATTCTCATATCAGCCACTTACATCACATCCTACCTAAGGAAAAGGCCATTATCATGTTATCGGAAACCTGCTGTGATGCTTTATTTGTTGACCCTACCAAATAACATTCAGTAGAGagaaataatttttcatttaaCAAAATTTGGCTCCAGATTTTAAAATCAAGGATACTTGCGAAGGGTCCAACATAGAGAAGCATCCTCATTTCTAGAGTTGTGGAAAAATAAACCACAAGAACAAAAGCTCTAGTGTGAGAGCTCAAAATCAATTCCACACAAATTCTGTTTCTTTCTACAGTAAATGTTGGATGAGCCTCAATACTTAGAAGAATAGTATAGAACTTAGGTGAAATCAGTTGATATTCATGGAACACCAGAATTCAGCTTATGTAAAAGTTAGACTACCAGATGTTTGCAAAATGCATCTGAATTTGGTCACAATTCTCATCCAACACCTACATGAGTCATCCAACAAAGAAAATCCTCTACAGCATATTTTATGTTCATGCGACTAAGTAGCAGGCCTTATCACAGGCATATAGATAAAACAAAATTAAATCACACTTCACATAGAAGAAGACAAAATCAACATTTTGCACTAATGAAGGGTACCAAGAAGGCTGGAGAGGAAGTTTGAGAAAACAAACAAGAATGTCAAAAAGAGGAAGCATGTAAACCCACAAGGATAGTTCACAAAAGGTTTGGACTTTAGAGTTTAGAGTAAAAGTAAATGTAGCCACCTTCTTATCTGTGACAATTGATACACTTAATTAAACTCTTTATCAGATTAAAAGCTTGTGATACTTATACAAATCAGAACTCCCTTAACACATACTGAACCAAGGATTGCCTTTTCGGGTACTGGACCCATTTTGGCAATTTGTCGGAATGGTATGTACCAGTCTGTACTAGTGTACCGACATATGGTATATCAATGCATACTGATGGTTCAACGAGGAAGAAAAAGTGGAAGGGGTGGTGGAGGAACAAAGGAGGAAGGGGGAAGGAAGGTAGAAGGaagaagtggaggaagaagaagaaagaagaggaggaaaagagaaGCAGTAGTGGCAGCAGCAAGGCAACGGCATTGtcgaagcagcagcagcggcaacgaGGAAGTGTTGAAGCAGCAGTGGCGAAGAGCCAATGACGAGGCGACAAAATCTTACGTGAGAAGAGGGCTCGCATTTGCAAGCCctaatatgtttttcttttttaatgctgATTTGGACTGGGCCTCACCATTTCTTTgagtttttattaatttaattggaCAACCCGAAACAGGGTGGTCCACGTGTTGGCCCATGCCCAAACTggtacataccacccgtaccgTACTATTTTGGGCAGTACCACAAATGTGGTACTGAACTACAAAATTTACATACTAATAGATGTACCCtgaatagaaataagaaaaaaaggcaaaaattagtaTCACTATGTCTAGTTTCTTACATTGTTCATCCTCCATGATGGAAAA contains the following coding sequences:
- the LOC135639422 gene encoding cycloeucalenol cycloisomerase-like, translated to MGAESSESLWFASNPSKRWGEAFFLLYTPFWLTLCLGIVVPYKLYEKFTELEYLILGLVSAAPAFLIPLLIVGKADSGKCWRDRYWLKANLWIIIFSYVGNYFWTHYFFTVLGASYTFPSWRMNNVPHVTFLLTHSCFLFYHMASNITLRRLRHSIADLPQSIRLVTEAAWILALSYFIAYLETLAISNFPYYEFVDRESMYKVGSLFYAIYFIVSFPMFSRVDEIDDEPWDLPRVAVDALGAAMLVTIILDLWRIFLGPIVPIPKLGQCSSQPGLAWFHMPQSFTQNQSM